One Punica granatum isolate Tunisia-2019 chromosome 3, ASM765513v2, whole genome shotgun sequence genomic window carries:
- the LOC116198870 gene encoding flavonol synthase/flavanone 3-hydroxylase, with translation MELKRVQALAFSCLPTETIPEEFIWPETEQPAITTYKGPVVPKIPTIDMSEPNREKLVQAISEASQDWGIFQVVKHGIPGDLISRLQRAGREFFELPQEEKEAYAKIPGSRSIEGYGSMLQKDFNGKKGWVDHLFHKIWPPSSINHQFWPKNPPSYREVNEEYAGYMREVVDKLFGALSLGLGLEEHVLKEAVGGEELQYNLKINYYPPCPRPDLALGVVAHTDLSALTVLVPNEVPGLQVLKDGHWIDAEYIPNALIIHIGDQIEILSNGRYRSVLHRTTVDRNRERMSWPVFLEPPMDFVVGPLGQLVDEQNPPKFKSKKFRDYMFCKLNKLPQ, from the exons ATGGAACTAAAGAGAGTCCAAGCCCTTGCTTTCTCTTGCCTGCCGACTGAAACTATCCCGGAGGAATTCATCTGGCCGGAGACGGAGCAGCCGGCAATCACGACATACAAAGGTCCTGTCGTCCCAAAGATTCCAACGATAGACATGAGTGAGCCAAACCGAGAGAAGCTAGTGCAGGCCATCTCTGAAGCCAGTCAAGACTGGGGGATATTCCAGGTGGTTAAACACGGGATACCTGGCGACCTCATAAGCAGGCTGCAGCGTGCTGGAAGAGAGTTCTTTGAACTCCCCCAGGAAGAGAAAGAAGCGTATGCTAAGATCCCGGGCTCTCGGAGCATCGAGGGCTACGGGAGTATGCTCCAGAAGGATTTCAATGGCAAGAAGGGCTGGGTGGATCACCTCTTCCACAAGATTTGGCCGCCTTCGTCCATCAACCATCAGTTCTGGCCTAAGAACCCGCCTTCTTACAG GGAAGTCAATGAAGAATACGCGGGATACATGCGGGAAGTCGTTGACAAGCTGTTCGGTGCCCTGTCTCTGGGGCTCGGCCTCGAGGAACATGTGCTGAAAGAAGCGGTAGGAGGGGAGGAGCTGCAATATAACCTCAAGATAAACTACTATCCCCCGTGTCCCCGCCCTGACCTGGCTCTCGGGGTGGTGGCGCACACTGACCTGTCAGCTCTCACCGTGCTTGTGCCCAACGAGGTTCCCGGGCTACAGGTCCTGAAGGATGGCCATTGGATCGATGCTGAATACATCCCCAACGCATTGATCATCCACATCGGTGATCAGATTGAG ATCCTGAGCAACGGAAGGTATCGGAGCGTGCTACACCGGACTACGGTGGACAGGAACAGGGAGCGGATGTCGTGGCCAGTTTTCCTGGAGCCTCCGATGGATTTTGTGGTCGGGCCTCTCGGCCAGCTAGTTGACGAGCAGAATCCTCCCAAGTTTAAGTCCAAGAAATTCAGGGATTATATGTTCTGCAAATTGAACAAGCTTCCCCAGTAG